One genomic segment of Thalassospiraceae bacterium LMO-SO8 includes these proteins:
- a CDS encoding FAD-binding protein: protein MKPYAWDRETDVIVLGFGGAGVAAAVTAHDQGAEVLILEKAPEGLHGGNTRIAAQGYLNTSDADKAAIYLEALCGPYPVPDDMIRTWAREMCLNNDWVRDLGGDPQEHQHQPEGIEYPELPGATCVHKFHDGPTYGYSFTWNRFESFVTERNIAVEYETPGRELIQDGETREIIGVRAEKDGKSVLIKARRGVVLTCGGFENNQEMIRNYLPGVSHCYPSGTPYNEGDGISMAMAVGADLWHMNNYAGPSMALKVPEFPATMSIQALHFAKEYPGGMIIVGPDGRRFYDEKFKHRHGKVPVNGVWSPMHVPTPMFMVFDQDMMSAAPLYNKDPNRGWTPIITRYDWSDDNSAELEKGWIKKGGTIEDLARTVGLDPQALAATVARWNANAEAGEDPDFGRKLMLNPLAKGPFYAMELSPSMINTQGGPRRNEEAKVLRPDGTPIPRLYSAGELGSIYSYLYQGTGNIGECLAFGRIAGRNVADETPWS, encoded by the coding sequence TTGAAACCTTACGCATGGGACAGGGAAACGGACGTCATTGTCCTGGGCTTCGGCGGCGCCGGCGTGGCGGCGGCGGTCACCGCGCATGATCAGGGGGCGGAAGTCCTGATCCTGGAAAAGGCGCCAGAGGGCCTTCATGGCGGCAACACCCGCATCGCGGCCCAGGGTTATCTGAACACGTCGGACGCGGACAAGGCGGCGATCTATCTGGAAGCGCTGTGCGGACCCTACCCGGTGCCGGATGACATGATCCGCACCTGGGCGCGGGAAATGTGCCTGAACAACGACTGGGTCCGGGATCTGGGCGGCGACCCCCAGGAACACCAGCATCAGCCGGAAGGGATCGAATACCCGGAACTGCCGGGGGCGACCTGCGTCCACAAGTTCCATGACGGCCCGACCTACGGCTATTCCTTTACCTGGAACCGCTTCGAAAGCTTCGTCACCGAACGGAATATCGCCGTCGAATACGAAACCCCGGGTCGTGAGCTGATCCAGGACGGCGAGACCCGGGAAATCATCGGCGTGCGCGCGGAAAAGGACGGCAAGTCCGTCCTCATCAAGGCGCGGCGGGGCGTGGTCCTGACCTGCGGCGGGTTCGAGAACAACCAGGAAATGATCCGCAACTACCTGCCGGGCGTCTCCCATTGCTATCCGTCCGGGACCCCCTACAACGAAGGCGACGGCATCTCCATGGCGATGGCGGTGGGCGCGGATCTTTGGCACATGAATAATTACGCGGGCCCGTCGATGGCCCTGAAGGTGCCGGAATTCCCGGCCACCATGTCGATCCAGGCCCTGCATTTCGCCAAGGAATACCCCGGCGGGATGATCATCGTCGGGCCGGACGGCCGGCGGTTCTACGACGAGAAGTTCAAGCACCGCCACGGTAAGGTGCCGGTCAACGGCGTGTGGTCGCCGATGCACGTGCCGACGCCCATGTTCATGGTGTTCGACCAGGACATGATGTCGGCGGCGCCGCTGTACAACAAGGACCCCAACCGTGGCTGGACGCCGATCATCACGCGCTATGACTGGAGCGACGACAATTCGGCCGAACTGGAAAAGGGCTGGATCAAGAAGGGCGGGACGATCGAGGACCTGGCGCGGACCGTCGGCCTCGATCCCCAGGCGCTGGCGGCCACGGTCGCGCGCTGGAACGCCAACGCCGAGGCGGGCGAGGACCCGGATTTCGGGCGCAAGCTGATGCTCAACCCGCTGGCCAAGGGGCCGTTCTACGCCATGGAACTGTCGCCCTCGATGATCAACACCCAGGGCGGCCCCCGGCGCAACGAGGAGGCGAAAGTTCTGCGGCCCGACGGCACGCCCATTCCCCGGCTGTACAGCGCCGGCGAGCTGGGCTCGATCTACAGTTATCTCTATCAGGGCACGGGCAACATCGGCGAATGCCTGGCCTTCGGGCGGATCGCCGGGCGCAACGTCGCCGATGAAACGCCTTGGTCTTGA
- a CDS encoding cupin domain-containing protein gives MTIEMARAAFAGLALFAMTGAATAGDTKDAYRAGDGKVQVERLLSGPTKTIVGEAVRYPGGLPAEVTAAVVTLPPGKSTGWHRHGVPLFGYILSGELLVDYGDKGVRTYTTGAALMEAMDQRHQGINTGTEPVRILVVYMGAEGMKNVVPD, from the coding sequence ATGACAATCGAAATGGCCCGCGCGGCGTTCGCGGGTTTGGCGCTGTTCGCCATGACCGGGGCGGCAACGGCCGGGGACACCAAGGATGCCTACCGGGCCGGCGACGGGAAAGTCCAGGTCGAACGGCTGCTGTCCGGGCCGACGAAGACCATCGTCGGGGAAGCGGTCCGCTATCCCGGCGGCCTGCCCGCCGAGGTCACGGCGGCGGTTGTCACCCTGCCGCCCGGCAAGTCGACCGGCTGGCACCGCCACGGCGTGCCGCTGTTCGGCTACATCCTGTCCGGCGAACTGCTGGTCGATTACGGCGACAAGGGGGTCCGAACCTACACCACCGGCGCCGCCTTGATGGAAGCCATGGACCAGCGCCATCAGGGCATCAACACGGGCACGGAACCCGTGCGGATTCTCGTCGTCTACATGGGCGCCGAAGGTATGAAGAACGTCGTTCCCGACTGA
- a CDS encoding transglutaminase family protein → MIYDISHQTTITYTWDVALSQHLLHLAPRSCPHQVTHHHALIIEPPPTLSKNDMDFFGNPTTYLTIEEPHNKLSIVSTCQVEIHALPAPDPAATPPWEDVAGYLVNQSDPVCLDASQYVFESPFTVSAQAEAFAQTSFPPGRPVLEGALDLMARIYNGFKYEGGVTDISTPIDRVLADKRGVCQDFAHLQIACLRTMGLPARYVSGYLRTHPPEGQERKVGADASHAWLAVWVPEFGWVDLDPTNNMMPGDEHITVAWGRDYGDVSPINGMVLGGGAHKVAVAVDVAPAAVPAEA, encoded by the coding sequence GTGATCTACGACATCAGTCATCAGACGACGATCACCTACACCTGGGACGTGGCATTGTCCCAGCACCTGCTTCATCTCGCCCCCCGGTCCTGCCCCCATCAGGTCACCCACCATCACGCCCTGATCATCGAACCGCCCCCGACCCTGTCCAAGAACGACATGGATTTCTTCGGCAATCCGACGACCTACCTGACGATTGAGGAGCCGCATAACAAACTCTCGATCGTCTCCACCTGTCAGGTCGAAATCCATGCCCTGCCGGCCCCCGATCCCGCCGCCACCCCGCCTTGGGAAGACGTCGCCGGATATCTGGTCAATCAGTCGGACCCGGTGTGCCTGGACGCCAGCCAGTATGTGTTCGAAAGCCCGTTCACCGTGTCGGCCCAGGCCGAGGCCTTCGCCCAGACGTCCTTCCCACCGGGCCGCCCGGTGCTGGAAGGGGCGTTGGACCTGATGGCGCGCATCTACAATGGCTTCAAGTACGAAGGCGGCGTCACCGACATCTCCACCCCCATCGACCGGGTGCTCGCCGACAAGCGCGGCGTGTGCCAGGATTTCGCCCACCTGCAAATCGCCTGCCTGCGCACCATGGGCCTGCCGGCGCGTTATGTCTCCGGATACCTGCGCACCCATCCGCCCGAAGGCCAGGAACGCAAGGTCGGCGCCGATGCCTCCCACGCCTGGCTTGCCGTATGGGTGCCCGAATTCGGCTGGGTCGATCTGGACCCGACCAACAACATGATGCCCGGGGACGAACACATCACCGTCGCCTGGGGCCGTGATTACGGCGACGTCAGCCCGATCAACGGCATGGTGCTGGGCGGCGGCGCGCACAAGGTCGCGGTCGCCGTGGACGTGGCACCCGCGGCGGTTCCCGCCGAGGCATAG
- a CDS encoding circularly permuted type 2 ATP-grasp protein, which translates to MSRNNPAKNGASPGVFLDDDYAPFPGVYDEMMDVQAGVRPHWRNFLESLGRFSDQELQDRWDTAQRLVRENGTTYNIYDDTGESTRPWRMDPIPFLIGAEEWKALEAGLIQRAKLLNAIVHDIYGDQTLLKRNLLPSSLVYGNPAFMRPMRGIDPPGGVHLHFMAFDLARAADQRWWVLSDRTQAPSGAGYALENRIVLARTLPDIFRAAQVHRLAGFFQALSDNLINLSGRDDPLAVLLTPGPHNETYFEHAYLARYLGFPLVEGADLTVRDNHVFLKTLNGLKRVDLILRRVDSDFCDPLELRNDSLLGVAGLVAAVRAGNVVVANSLGSGVVECEALMSFYPGLCRELLGEDLKVPSLATWWCGQEKEREYVSQHLDDLVLRPTFSNSSILNNRNGALLPGQASGERRQEIIDLLGRRGYQYFGQETLTLSTTPGWSEAGIEPRPVVLRVYVCADGDSYRVMPGGLTRTADSVAAQAITMQQGDASKDTWVLSDGPVSTFTRLTAPDQAVTLRRSGSDLPSRVADNLFWLGRYAERTESSVRLMRALILRFAGEAGAGDDPQTLTRLTNILVDLDYLNRRTAQKAAAGGIRAVEREMAMILFDRGRANGLLNLLGNLQRTASLVRERLSTDSWRVLNGLHQRAVGQAAMIRLDVSAALALLNHILEELSAFSGMQMENMTRSLGWRLLDTGRRVDRTTHTAKLIRELVVDGNPAEEGRLDLLLELGDSSMTYRTRYLSTVQLPAVVDLLLADDTNPRSLAFQVATLGEHIRHFPHDEESATLPREEYLIQSMYSQIRLADVMELCNQRNKRGQRNELAQFLDQIANQTLEMSNAIARKYFSHVLPTRSTSAGGMVP; encoded by the coding sequence GTGAGCCGCAACAATCCGGCAAAGAACGGCGCGTCGCCAGGCGTTTTCCTGGACGACGACTATGCCCCCTTCCCCGGCGTTTATGACGAGATGATGGACGTCCAGGCAGGCGTGCGCCCCCATTGGCGCAACTTCCTGGAAAGCCTGGGACGGTTCAGCGATCAGGAATTGCAGGACCGCTGGGACACGGCGCAGCGCCTCGTCCGGGAAAACGGCACCACCTACAACATCTACGACGACACCGGGGAATCGACCCGCCCCTGGCGCATGGACCCGATCCCCTTCCTGATCGGGGCCGAGGAATGGAAGGCCCTGGAAGCCGGCCTGATCCAGCGCGCCAAGCTGCTGAACGCCATCGTCCACGACATCTACGGCGACCAGACCCTGTTGAAACGCAACCTGCTGCCGTCGTCGTTGGTCTACGGCAATCCGGCGTTCATGCGCCCCATGCGCGGCATCGACCCACCGGGCGGCGTGCATCTGCATTTCATGGCGTTCGATCTGGCGCGCGCCGCCGATCAGCGCTGGTGGGTTTTAAGCGACCGCACCCAGGCGCCATCGGGCGCCGGCTACGCCCTGGAAAACCGCATCGTGCTGGCGCGCACCCTGCCGGACATCTTCCGCGCCGCCCAGGTCCACCGCCTTGCCGGGTTTTTCCAGGCGCTCAGCGACAACCTGATCAACCTGTCCGGCCGGGACGATCCGCTTGCCGTGCTGCTGACGCCGGGGCCGCATAACGAAACTTATTTCGAACACGCCTATCTGGCGCGCTACCTTGGCTTTCCTCTGGTCGAGGGCGCCGATCTGACCGTGCGTGACAACCACGTATTCTTGAAGACCCTGAACGGTCTGAAGCGAGTCGACCTGATCCTGCGCCGCGTCGACAGCGATTTCTGCGACCCGTTGGAACTGCGTAACGACTCCCTTCTCGGCGTCGCCGGTCTGGTTGCCGCCGTGCGCGCCGGAAACGTGGTCGTCGCCAACTCGTTGGGGTCGGGCGTCGTCGAATGCGAAGCCTTGATGAGCTTCTATCCGGGCCTGTGCCGCGAGCTTCTGGGCGAGGATCTGAAGGTCCCGTCCCTCGCGACCTGGTGGTGCGGCCAGGAGAAGGAACGGGAATACGTCAGCCAGCACCTGGACGACCTGGTGCTGCGCCCGACGTTCTCCAATTCCTCGATCCTCAACAACCGCAACGGCGCGTTACTGCCCGGTCAGGCCTCGGGCGAGCGGCGGCAGGAGATCATCGACCTGCTCGGCCGCCGTGGTTACCAGTACTTCGGGCAGGAAACCCTGACGCTCTCGACCACTCCCGGCTGGTCCGAGGCCGGCATCGAACCCCGGCCGGTCGTGCTGCGCGTCTATGTCTGCGCCGACGGCGACAGTTACCGGGTGATGCCCGGCGGGCTGACGCGGACCGCCGACAGCGTCGCCGCCCAGGCCATCACCATGCAGCAGGGCGATGCGTCGAAGGATACCTGGGTGCTGTCCGACGGCCCGGTCTCGACCTTCACCCGGCTGACCGCGCCCGACCAGGCGGTGACGCTCCGGCGGTCCGGTTCGGACCTGCCGTCGCGCGTGGCCGACAACCTGTTCTGGCTCGGCCGTTATGCGGAACGCACGGAAAGCTCGGTCCGCCTGATGCGGGCCCTGATCCTGCGGTTTGCCGGCGAAGCCGGCGCCGGGGACGATCCGCAGACCTTGACGCGCCTGACCAACATCCTGGTCGATCTGGACTATCTCAACCGCCGCACGGCGCAAAAGGCCGCGGCCGGCGGCATCCGCGCGGTCGAACGCGAGATGGCGATGATCCTGTTCGACCGGGGGCGGGCCAACGGGCTGTTGAACCTGCTGGGCAACCTGCAACGCACCGCATCCCTGGTGCGCGAGCGGCTGTCCACGGATTCCTGGCGCGTGCTGAACGGCCTGCATCAGCGCGCCGTGGGCCAGGCGGCGATGATCCGGCTCGACGTGTCGGCGGCGCTGGCGCTGCTCAACCACATCCTGGAAGAGCTTTCGGCCTTCAGCGGCATGCAGATGGAAAACATGACCCGCTCGCTCGGCTGGCGCCTGCTGGACACGGGGCGGCGGGTCGACCGCACGACCCATACGGCGAAGCTGATCCGTGAACTGGTGGTCGACGGCAACCCGGCCGAGGAAGGCCGCCTGGACCTGCTGCTGGAACTGGGCGACAGTTCCATGACCTACCGCACGCGCTACCTTTCGACCGTGCAGTTGCCGGCGGTGGTCGATCTGCTGTTGGCCGACGATACCAACCCGCGCTCTCTCGCCTTCCAGGTCGCGACCCTGGGCGAACACATCCGCCATTTTCCCCATGACGAGGAAAGCGCCACCCTGCCGCGCGAGGAATACCTGATTCAGTCGATGTACAGCCAAATCCGCCTGGCTGACGTGATGGAGCTCTGCAATCAGCGCAACAAACGCGGCCAACGCAACGAACTGGCCCAGTTCCTGGATCAGATCGCCAATCAGACCCTGGAAATGTCGAACGCGATTGCCCGCAAGTACTTCAGCCACGTGCTGCCGACCCGTAGCACGTCCGCCGGGGGCATGGTCCCATGA